A genomic stretch from Hemibagrus wyckioides isolate EC202008001 linkage group LG02, SWU_Hwy_1.0, whole genome shotgun sequence includes:
- the hagh gene encoding hydroxyacylglutathione hydrolase, mitochondrial isoform X1, giving the protein MRVKVISILEDNYMYLVIDEQSKEAIAVDPAVPHRLLEIVNREGVTLTAVLTTHHHWDHARGNEALLKDLPELQVYGGDERITGLTHKVTNGQELKFNTINVRCLFTPCHTSGHMCYFLWEDNCPDSPAVFTGDTLFVGGCGKFFEGTAEQMYHNLTEVLGTLPQDTKVFCGHEYTIKNLKFAMLVEPENERVKEKLSWARARDDDDKPTVPSTLLEEFEYNPFLRLSEESVQKFTGKSDPIEVLHVLRKEKDNFKKPKERFPPHAMLALEWGLLGPKLT; this is encoded by the exons ATGAGAGTGAAGGTTATTTCCATTTTGGAGGACAACTACATGTACTTGGTTATAGATGAACAAAGTAAAGAAGCCATTGCTGTAGATCCTGCTGTGCCTCACCGG CTACTTGAGATAGTAAACAGAGAAGGAGTGACACTCACAGCGGTGCTGACTACTCACCATCATTG GGACCATGCACGGGGCAATGAAGCTCTGCTGAAGGACCTCCCTGAATTACAAGTGTATGGAGGAGACGAGCGCATCACAGGATTGACCCACAAAGTTACTAACGGCCAGGAGCTTAAG TTCAACACTATAAATGTGAGGTGCCTCTTCACACCTTGCCATACTTCTGGACACATGTGCTACTTCCTGTGGGAAGACAACTGCCCTGATTCCCCTGCGGTGTTCACTG gggacACACTGTTTGTGGGTGGTTGTGGGAAATTCTTTGAGGGAACAGCAGAGCAGATGTACCACAACCTGACCGAGGTGCTGGGAACACTGCCTCAGGACACA AAGGTCTTCTGTGGTCACGAATACACAATAAAAAACCTGAAGTTTGCGATGCTGGTGGAACCAGAGAACGAGAGGGTGAAGGAGAAGCTCAGCTGGGCTCGG gcAAGAGACGACGATGACAAGCCGACAGTACCGTCAACGTTACTGGAGGAATTTGAATACAATCCGTTCCTCCGTCTCTC TGAGGAGAGCGTGCAGAAGTTCACAGGGAAGTCAGACCCTATCGAGGTTCTGCATGTGCTACGAAAAGAGAAGGACAACTTCAAGAAGCCCAAAGAGCGATTTCCTCCGCATGCAATGCTCGCTCTGGAATGGGGTCTGCTCGGACCAAAACTCACTTGA
- the hagh gene encoding hydroxyacylglutathione hydrolase, mitochondrial isoform X3: MRVKVISILEDNYMYLVIDEQSKEAIAVDPAVPHRLLEIVNREGVTLTAVLTTHHHWDHARGNEALLKDLPELQVYGGDERITGLTHKVTNGQELKFNTINVRCLFTPCHTSGHMCYFLWEDNCPDSPAVFTGDTLFVGGCGKFFEGTAEQMYHNLTEVLGTLPQDTKVFCGHEYTIKNLKFAMLVEPENERVKEKLSWARARDDDDKPTVPSTLLEEFEYNPFLRLSLQPHPHQSTHLRML, translated from the exons ATGAGAGTGAAGGTTATTTCCATTTTGGAGGACAACTACATGTACTTGGTTATAGATGAACAAAGTAAAGAAGCCATTGCTGTAGATCCTGCTGTGCCTCACCGG CTACTTGAGATAGTAAACAGAGAAGGAGTGACACTCACAGCGGTGCTGACTACTCACCATCATTG GGACCATGCACGGGGCAATGAAGCTCTGCTGAAGGACCTCCCTGAATTACAAGTGTATGGAGGAGACGAGCGCATCACAGGATTGACCCACAAAGTTACTAACGGCCAGGAGCTTAAG TTCAACACTATAAATGTGAGGTGCCTCTTCACACCTTGCCATACTTCTGGACACATGTGCTACTTCCTGTGGGAAGACAACTGCCCTGATTCCCCTGCGGTGTTCACTG gggacACACTGTTTGTGGGTGGTTGTGGGAAATTCTTTGAGGGAACAGCAGAGCAGATGTACCACAACCTGACCGAGGTGCTGGGAACACTGCCTCAGGACACA AAGGTCTTCTGTGGTCACGAATACACAATAAAAAACCTGAAGTTTGCGATGCTGGTGGAACCAGAGAACGAGAGGGTGAAGGAGAAGCTCAGCTGGGCTCGG gcAAGAGACGACGATGACAAGCCGACAGTACCGTCAACGTTACTGGAGGAATTTGAATACAATCCGTTCCTCCGTCTCTC TTTACAGCCTCATCCACATCAGTCTACTCACCTGAGGATGCTTTAG
- the hagh gene encoding hydroxyacylglutathione hydrolase, mitochondrial isoform X2, giving the protein MRVKVISILEDNYMYLVIDEQSKEAIAVDPAVPHRLLEIVNREGVTLTAVLTTHHHWDHARGNEALLKDLPELQVYGGDERITGLTHKVTNGQELKFNTINVRCLFTPCHTSGHMCYFLWEDNCPDSPAVFTGDTLFVGGCGKFFEGTAEQMYHNLTEVLGTLPQDTVFCGHEYTIKNLKFAMLVEPENERVKEKLSWARARDDDDKPTVPSTLLEEFEYNPFLRLSEESVQKFTGKSDPIEVLHVLRKEKDNFKKPKERFPPHAMLALEWGLLGPKLT; this is encoded by the exons ATGAGAGTGAAGGTTATTTCCATTTTGGAGGACAACTACATGTACTTGGTTATAGATGAACAAAGTAAAGAAGCCATTGCTGTAGATCCTGCTGTGCCTCACCGG CTACTTGAGATAGTAAACAGAGAAGGAGTGACACTCACAGCGGTGCTGACTACTCACCATCATTG GGACCATGCACGGGGCAATGAAGCTCTGCTGAAGGACCTCCCTGAATTACAAGTGTATGGAGGAGACGAGCGCATCACAGGATTGACCCACAAAGTTACTAACGGCCAGGAGCTTAAG TTCAACACTATAAATGTGAGGTGCCTCTTCACACCTTGCCATACTTCTGGACACATGTGCTACTTCCTGTGGGAAGACAACTGCCCTGATTCCCCTGCGGTGTTCACTG gggacACACTGTTTGTGGGTGGTTGTGGGAAATTCTTTGAGGGAACAGCAGAGCAGATGTACCACAACCTGACCGAGGTGCTGGGAACACTGCCTCAGGACACA GTCTTCTGTGGTCACGAATACACAATAAAAAACCTGAAGTTTGCGATGCTGGTGGAACCAGAGAACGAGAGGGTGAAGGAGAAGCTCAGCTGGGCTCGG gcAAGAGACGACGATGACAAGCCGACAGTACCGTCAACGTTACTGGAGGAATTTGAATACAATCCGTTCCTCCGTCTCTC TGAGGAGAGCGTGCAGAAGTTCACAGGGAAGTCAGACCCTATCGAGGTTCTGCATGTGCTACGAAAAGAGAAGGACAACTTCAAGAAGCCCAAAGAGCGATTTCCTCCGCATGCAATGCTCGCTCTGGAATGGGGTCTGCTCGGACCAAAACTCACTTGA